GCAGCGAGAAGAGGCGGATGCCGATGCAGTTCTCCGCCGTGATGCAGCTCTCCAGGAACTGGCAGCAGAGCAGCTTCAGGTCGGTCATGAGCAGCAGGTCGGACGCCTGCACCATGTCCTGGACGGTCTCCTCGCTCAGGCTGATCTGGGAATACGAAACAAATCCAACAGCTGTACTGGTGTTTCATGATTCTGCTTTACAGagaataaaactgttaaaattcagCTTCTCTGAAAAATTCTAACATTACACATTATTAGAGcagcaactaacgattattttagtgatCGATTAATtcattattctgatgattaatcaaagagaaaaatgccactttctacatatttttcatttaaccacttaagcttttttatacattattagaaaaacattaaaagatgcaaatatacaaattattcaattccatttttaaataagaaaatacaaattttactgcctaaactgtaataaatatgtttcctttagtaaatctgaacCTGGTGAAACTCAAACTGCCATGTGGGAGTTTTGgctgaaacatatttacagacaaaggtgcttttatattaaatgcaaaatgtatatatttttcttacagtttttCTCTTAACTACTGCtctgaatttgtttgtttttttcaccacatgacatttttttagtctgtatcctccagttaacgattaatcaattactaaattagttcaagattatttcattaattgaCTAATCATAGTATTTGTCAACATATGAAAAAGGGTtatatgaaacttttttttccatccaattaattaatcatcaaaatcatcaatagaTTTATCAGTTACTAAAATGACTGTCAGTAGGAGCGACAGtccaaagtcttttttttaagttttggatcTTTAGGAATGTATAGATTTCATAAAAATCTGTATGTGTCCGtaaagtcacaataaacaaatttttgcattttaaatttcatGAATTTTGTGACCTGCTAGTAGTTTAAATTTGTCCGTTTTGTCCCCAGGAGCAACAACTTTGGACATCACTGAAGTaggccaaaacaaaaacatctttgcactaattttttccatctttctgaCCTCAGTATCTTGTTTTTAACATAATCATGTGTAGATTGACCAGATTAATGAGAGAACACAGTgcattttaagataaaaagcTGGGAATCACCTCCCCACTGAAGATGTAGTCCAGGATCTGTTTCATGATGGCCATGGGGACTCCCTGCAGTTCAATTCTGTAGGTTGACCCATCTTCTTTAGGAGGATTGTAGTTCAGTTTGGTCCTGAAAAGAAATTATTCACAGCAGAATATGCCACAACATGAAATAAAAGCTGCCTGGAATCACTCCCAGCTAATGAAAGTGAACACACCCATCATGCTGCTGccacaaacacaacaaatgtcCGACCAGCTGTGTGCAGGAAGAATGTCTGACCTGATGTAAGGGCTGGCTGCAGCCAGGATGTTTTTCTGCACAGGGAGCTCCTCTCCATCCACCACAAGGAGCGCATCGTGGAAGCTTTGCTCCTGCCAGAAGGTCCGAAGAACTCTCAAGAGCTTCTGGGAGTGCTGCGGATCCGAAACCGTCAAACCGGGATCACCGGATGTGGAGTTCGGCATGTCTGGACTTGGGACAGGTCTCCTTCTGTCAAGAGAAGCGTACACATTGTTTTTCATAAACGTTTGCTAATTGATGCTGTTGGTATCTGTATCTATTACCGAGCCGAATACTTTGTAAAAGCACcactattaaaaataacaaaaatgtattttctataaGCAGCGCATACAGGTGCTGCAAGCTGGAACGTATTAAACTAACcagtttttaaatcaagtttGGCAGGAAAAGCTACGCTAGCAGCAAAACAATCTACAGTTTAGATTAACGGCTCCGACACGGGCTAAAACAACCTGctacagttttcttttagaATAATTACTTGTTGTAAAGTCTTACCTgaagttttctttgtgtttttgtatttttgggcACAGGGAGTGCCCCGGACTGCACTCAGACCATGAATCGCTCCAAAAGGCTGGAAGTCGACGTTACAGGCATGTGTTACATGCTGCATTCAGGAacataagacaaaactgtaCGAGATGTACACCAGAAGGTATAATTagaataatgataataaatgaaatgtgtATTTATCAGCACAtataaatattcaacaaaacTACTCATTTACACTAATAATTGGTGGGaaatttgtataaaaatgcGATTACAATTTCGTATAATGCATTTGTCTTATATTATTGAACGTCTCCTGAAATGGGCTGAAAGAGTTCAGGTAAAAGCGTTCCACCAATAAGCTTAGTGCAaacttcatgtaaaaataaaataaataaataaataatacagcaGCTGGTTGTTACTCGTgactttaatttattcatccatTATTTAGAGAGGTATTTACAATGTTAAAGAAACTtgcaaggaaaataaaagcaaaaatgttccCGGTATTCTGTCAAATATTCAGATAAACCCAGTCTTCTTTTGTGCTGCTCCACATATAGCTCTGTTATATTTCCCAGCAGAAACTCCATTCACAGTTTAGGTTTGAAGACTATTAGAGGTTTTCCCCACTGAGTTTTCACCGCGGAGCTAGATAATGTCAGTCACTCTAGATTATagcagtgaaagaaaaaatcaCTGGTGTAATTCATTGTTATTTAAACTAGTCCTGTGATTCATATGAACATCAAAAGTTTACTTTATCTTCAACTACTTTATTCGTTAGTTATTACTACTGTTAATACCACTAGTAAATTTGCCTTAGCTTAAAtgtactttatatatatatatatatatattgcaatGTACACATATAGTCTTCACTCTTTTCACTTATGCGAACAagttaaaacagaattttgaattaataatttaattatactgggaatgtttttttgttgttgttcataAATGCAGACTTTTAAAACTTAATCCAAATTTATGTCAATTGAAAAATTTCCTAAGTTGATTTTGGTTCAAAGTAAATCTGTTCAACAACTTTGTACTTTTATTAATAACTTTGATTTGTTGTAAACCTCCGTATTTGGTTCTGTGTCGCATATTATACTATATTATATTGAATACATGCAACTTAATCTGTGAAATCATAAACATCGTATTAATATTGTtgccttgttttgtttgtaaactGATGTTCTAAACGAAgcttttaaaaaagctttttgaacAAGTTATTATGGAGGAACCCATTTTATGAACTTACTTTCCTGTCGGAAGCTAATCGCAGGCGCACTCCGTCAAGCTGAAAACAAACTCCAGAAATGCCTCCCTGGAGCAAACTGACTCCCTGGATCGAGAATCTGATCCTTAGCTACGGGAGCGGGGATGCGTCTGGCAGCCAGCTGAGGGCTCATGTCATCGGGGTGGGTCAGATGACCCAGTCCCAGGCTCGGGGCTCCGATGGCCCGACGGGGTTGCTCTTCCTGTCCGACGGAGAGCTCAAGATCCCGGCCGTGCTCACCGCCTCCGCCTGGGAGCAGCTCCAGGAGAAGGAGGACCGGGAGTGCTTCAGCAGCCTCCTGAACACCACCGTGTGCCTGCAGGACTACCGGCTCCGGTTCCACATGGACCCGGAACAGACCAAGAGCCGGTTCTTCCTGTCAGTGGGGGAGCTGGCCACCACCGCGGCGGGTCCGGTTAAAGACAACACGCCCTGCTGCACCAGTTCGGCCTCGGTCCGGATGAAGATCTGCAGAACCTGGAGGTCCCTTCTTGGTCAGGAGGACTCCCAGCGGAGCCAGACCGGACTGGACCTGTCCGAACTGCTAGGAGAGTGGCAGCACGACTGCCTGCAGACACTGCTGCGGGACATCCGGGAGAGACTGCTGGCTCTCAGGAACCCCCGACCCTCCACCTCTGCTTACACCCCGCCTCCGAACTGCACCAGATGGGACCTGGACCGGGTCAGGTACAAGGGGGAACCGAGCTTCACCGTCCCGGCGAAGCTGCTTCTCATTCCGTATGAGAGCAAGGGACAGGCTTGCTCTGTGGAGGACGTGGAGTGGCAGATAACCGAACCGGCAGGTCAGTATCGCACTGCATACACCCATAGGGGCGCCAAACAGCGGAAtatcaaaaagtatttttgaatttgaataattatttcttgtcagctttttctgtattttatgaaTGAGTTTGGAACATTATTAGGACCActgaagtaaaaaagaaaaaagttattactttaatcttctgagatcaAGTCATAATTCTGTGGCCCTAATCCTTTTCTGTAAGAGTAGGAGAGCcatactaaataaaaataaaatataaaaagcaaaaggaTAAAGTCAAAAGATTGGAAGAATGAACTCCcatgagaataaaataatattaccagtataaagttgaaataataagaaaaaagtcatagtattacaagcataaagtcatattaccagaataaagtcactttattatcgtaatatgactttattctgtacaactttatttttgtatttatttctttattattttttagcgTGTTCCTAATTCCACTTCATAGTATCTGACAGCTATTGTTACATTCAAACTCCCCATTCGGTGCCATATTGTGTCCGCATACCTGAGAAAGTACTTACCGTGTCCTTCCTGCAGGTGGCGATCCAGTACAGAGTGCGGGAACTGCGGGAGATGCGGGAACTGCGGGGGACGCGGGAACTGCGGGAACTGCGGGAGGTGCGGGAGATGCGGGAACTGCGGGAGGTGCGGGAACTGCGGGAGATGCGGGAACTGCGGGGGACGCGGGTGAGCGTTACCCTCTTTTGATGGAGGACGTCGCTCCTTTCCCAGACCCAACCGCCCTGCTTTCCGCCAACCCCTGGGACATGTTCCCCCCTCTGGGAATCAGCCCTTCCACCTCCGACTCGTCCCCGGAGTCCACCCCGAAACTGGACTCTGCTGCCATGGTAACCAGCACCCGACTTCCGGTTGCCAGCACCCAGCTTCCGGTTCCCAGCTTCCTGCCTCCTTACCAAAACCAACCCGCCGCCAGCTTCCCACCGAGCTCCTCATCAGTCACCGTGAGTCCACCAGAACCTCCTGCCTCAGACGGAACCGACACCGTTCCGGAAAGCTATAGGAAGCCCAAGAGGAAGCGATGCGAGGCGGAACAACAacaagaagaggaggaagaagtcAGTGGGAGTCCGCCATCTTGGCTCTTTGACTCCCACCTTGGAACTCCCAGAAACGAGGACAGTCCAAAACAGACCCAACCCGCCCCGAAAAAGATCCCGGGCACTCACGGCGACGGCAGACCGTTCTCCTACAAATACAGAGTGTCGGATCAGAACCACCAGGACTTCAGCCGGTTCCGAGTGGCTGCCTCTCTGCTACACTGGGCTCTGCGGTATCTGTTGACTCCGAAACCAACAGAGGATCCGCAGAGCGTCGACTGATTGGACTGAAGTACCGAACGCCTACAGATCGGACTCGCTTTGTCATGTTTATTACCAAAAAAGTCCAATATTTCTTCCACATTTGGTTTCTAGTTTTGTATGGAGTGCCGTTTGTAAAATTACACAAGAAAAGattaacagcaatattttggtttatttcgcctgtcagagaaaaaaacctgtgggtgtttttttttttttttttggtgtgggTGTGTCATGTTTCTAAATGTCCAAATATTTAccttccaaactaaatatttagcttttaatttaaatatttagtttggaagctgaatatttagttcCCAAATAAATGTCTTAAGTTTGAGCTTAAGAATTAGCTTTccaactaaatattaagtttaaatatttaattaagtaTTCTGttggaacaaaatatttattttggaagtaaaatatttactttttgaattaaatagtTTGCAatagttttaaaactaaatatttaatatacaaactacatattttacttttaatttaaatatttagatggGCACTAAATATTGAGTTcggaagctaaatatttcgttttaaaatatatatttagttttgaagctaaatatttggttcccAACTAAGTTAGTtaacttttagaaaacaaaagttagttttctaaatatttagctgcctaactaaatattgaattcacaagctcaatatttagtttgaatattcaaattaatattaaatattttaatatactttttattttaatattaaagtaTGTCTAGTATGTGAAAACATGGCTTAGAAGAATGAACAgccacattttatttatctggcaggataaataaaccaaattatatctgttcatttttcattatgtAACTTTACGAACGGCGCTCCATAATTTTCTGATGTTGAgaattttttctctttatcttGAGATTTGATGGTTCTGGACGTAAATGTTACAGATGCATCAGGAGGTGCAGTTCTGTGTGGTTTCCCTGTaccagagttaaaaaaaatgttaatgtttattatagaataaaagcatatttttcaaaaagtttccTAATTATTGTGCAACGATCTTTTGTAGACTAAGAGCTTTATTACCTGCAATGTGGCGCTAGGCGATAAATATACTGATTAATCGCATTGTTGGTTGAATATTTAATCTGGTTTTATGTTTAAGCCCCTGGAGACACAAGGAGGGAAAGAAGGACTGAAGGAAGCAAGGACAAAAGACAGGGCACGAGGAAGGGAAGTAAAGGCAGTAGGACACGATGAGCAAAGgaagggaaacaggaagtgaagaaaGGAATTGAGTTAGGAAACATGGGTGGAAGAACGGTCAAGGAAATAAgagtaaagtagaaaaaaattagaaagaGGATAAGGAAATGGATGTAGGACACAAgggtggaaggaaaaagcaacacaaaaggTTAGGAAATGGAAAAGGAACtataaaaggaaaggaaagaagaatGTGATGAAGGAAGGAAGAGAAGACACAGGAAGGAAAGGACATTAGTTAGAAAGGAAGCAGAGAAAGGATACAAGGAAGCCAGGGCAGAAGAAAGTGTACAAGGAAAGAAGAAGGGGAGGAATGACAGTAGGACACAAGGAGCAAAGAAggtagaaaagaaagaaggaagtaCAATAGGAAGGAATTAACTGAAATAAGAGAGAAAGGACTCAAGGAGCAAAAGGCGAGGAAGGACAGACCAAAGGAAAGATAAGAAAATAGCGGTAGGAGACAAGTGTGAAAAAAATGGTTAGGGGACAGAAAATAAGAGGAGGAAAGGATATAGGACACAAGGAGTGAAGGAGGtaaacaggaaaacagaaactgtaCAAGGAAGGAATTCAAGGAGCAAAAGGCGAGGAAGGACggacaaaaagcaacaaataaaagacAACACTACTAATCTACTAAATTAAGGAacccagaaaacaaaaatcatttgaaaattttcctgttttcatttttgtgactGAATCTGTGCAGAAAATTAAACCTTAAAtcctgaaattaatttaaaaaaaaaaaaaaaacatcccactGATTGGATGCTgatcaataaatcagtttatTACAACATGACAGTTGCAGGGAGCGCCGTCGTTCTGTCACACACTCTCACAAATCTGTCTGTAAACACAGAATATTTCAACATCTGAGACAGAAAGAAGTTTCCTCTGATGATAAAACACATCAAACGTAAAATCCTACAGTGAGTCCTAAAGGGGCCTCTCTTCTTCGCTCCACAGCTGTCAGTCTCTGTTCCCTCAGCCAATAGCACAGCCTGCAGTCGCTGTGGTTCAGGGGGGGTCGGCTTAAACTGCGTGAGACGTGATCGAGGGAAGGAGTCACATTTCAGAGCCACATTGAcgaaaaaacatgaaatgatgCACAGATCAGGTAGAGATTTAGGGCTGAACTTTGTCTGGAGACAAAGAGAAACAGTTAAACTCACAGCTGGGAGAGGAACGGAGTGAACACACCTCTACAAGCTGCAGCAGGTAACTCAAGATTTCAGCAAAATCTTTCACATGCGGATACAAGAACCTAAACTGGGACAGATAATCCCAGCGGATTAATTCTtggagaaaacaacaacagccaCTGAAAAATTAAAGATGGCTGCGAATTTTCAAGATGATCGAAGAATTtccagatatctaaaaatggcagccatcttgaaaaatgtaatacGTTCATGAAGGAAAATTTACTTTTGcactaaatttgaaaatatttaaaccattAGTCACTGAAAAATTAAAGATGGCTGCCACTTTTCAAGACAATCATCaaggaaaatttgtttttgtactaAAGTTGCAAATATTTAACAGCCATTGTGGAAAATTCAAGATGGCTGtaatttctcaaaatgtttgtcaaggaaaatgtatttttgcattaaatttgTAATACTCCATCCATTTGTCATTGAAAAATCTACGATGGCTgccatttttcaagatggctgtcaaagaaaatgtgcaaattttcCGTGACATTTTCCGGtcattttgaacaattttatATGGCTGCCATTTTTTTAAGATAGACAtcaagaaaaatttatttttgcactaaatttgcaaatattaaataatggTAGCCATCTTGATAgttcaagatggctgccataTTTCTGCTGCAAGCAAATTTTAATGCTTGTATCCACAGTTGAAGGATTTTTACAGTGAAGTGCAGCTatggagctgcagctgaacGCTTCGCTTAGTGTTTCTGTGGGTGGGTGAGTGTGTGTCTATCTGTAGGCCCTGTTGTGCCGCGGATACGGCGACATGATTGCGTCCACGCTACCTTCGCTGTCCGAGCTGCTGTCGGAGTCGCTGCTGCCGGAGTACGCGCACAGCCCCGGTAAGACGCCGACGCACACGGCCGCCGACGGCAGATGCAGCATGCCGTGGGCGGCCGACGGCGGCGTCTTTGCCGTGAGGCCGGGGACGGCTCGGCGGTCCTCAACTTCCCTGCTTCCTCCGTCCTGCTCTGGACAGGAAAACAGTCACAATCAGCACAGCCGTTTACTCCAAGAAGATtgataaaaactgagaaaatttgaagaaaaagtttgaTTCAGACACAAAATATCCACAATGTTTTGGGGGAAACGAAACGCTCCTTCATTCATTTGAGGttttttgagaacattttactgtttttacaaGAGAACGATACAAAAAATAGTTTCCTTCCTTTCTCGTCTCCTTTCTTAGATCATCCATCCTTCTTCAAATCTGAGTcattatgtctttttttccgaatgatttcttcttctgcatCTTTGCTgctaaaaaccaaaacatttatttttctgtttcagaccGATGCCCACCTGCGAGTCTGTCTCCAATTCCTCTCGTGTTCTCCACCCTCGGCTTCTTGCCGCCGTCTGACGACTGCGAGGAGCTGAGAGGAAGAGAAGAGGCTTCACAAACGGTTTCCATGGTTTCCAAACTCATCacacaaaaaatacagcaaaaaattttttaaagaacgTAAAGAAAAACCCGCAGTTTGACGCCATTTTtgggaaagaaataaagaaaggaggaggggaaaaaggaaagagagaagCCTCCCAACCCCAAGGAGAAACTACGACTGATTTATCATggaaaattatggaaaatccTGTTCAAATTATCTTTACTTTCCTGGAATTTGAATCGTgaaaattttagaaattttaaatcaggattattcacaaagaaaaaagtaaactaGTTGAAATCCCTTCTTTCCTTTTCCCCCTCATATGTTCATTTATCTTTAGAAATCCTGActttttatctattaaaacaagaaaaaactaatattaAGAACCAAATCTTTTCCACTCAGTTTTCTATTTTCCAGGAGTAATTTTCATGTTTCAGTAAAACCATTGAAGAACTTCGTACCTGCGTCTCTTCACAGCTCCCACTAATAAATGAGCCTGAGACAGGTGGCTGGTCTTTGGCTCCGCCCCCGACTGTTTAGGCCCCGCCTTCTTTTCTGACTCTCTCCGACTCTCTGCGGATGCTGACGCTTGCTTGACCAGAGCGCTGTGACGGTGGAGAGTTACGGAGATCAAACAGGGATagatcaaatttatttcaaatacgTTTAAAATTCCAGCCtaaactttttccttccactcaaccttcTGTGAATATTCCTGCATGTAGTGCTCTGTATGCAGGCTTTTTTAGTAATGACCTGTTGTCGCTTCTTCAGCAGACAGCTGACCAAGACTGAGAACATTTAAAGGTgcaggaaacattttaattaaagagttaattagctgattagGGTGTGACACCACGAGGTCCACATATTTAACTTTTCctcattatttacattttttaaagcagaattttAGGCGTTCATTATCCCTAACCTATAATAATTAagtttcaaaaaataataataaaggctGGAAATATCTAAATTTGTATGATGGATATAGATTATATACGAATTTAAGttactgaaatgaaaacaaatcgTAGTTTTTTTATAATCTAATATTTTGAGATGAAGGTTTATGACAATAAAAGTCGTATGAGAACTAAGTActgaaattacaagaataaagttgcaatgaaagagaataaagttgttaaaataccagaataatGTTGTGATAACAGAAGTAAAAAAGTCATAATTGCActagaataaagtcgtaatatgaGAATAGTCATCATagtatgagaaaaaaaagtaataaaaacaccagattaccaaaatataaaaaaaaaacatcagtgttaCGAGAACAAGgttgaaaaaaatctaagaatAAATCG
Above is a window of Xiphophorus hellerii strain 12219 chromosome 2, Xiphophorus_hellerii-4.1, whole genome shotgun sequence DNA encoding:
- the acd gene encoding adrenocortical dysplasia protein homolog isoform X1, which encodes MPPWSKLTPWIENLILSYGSGDASGSQLRAHVIGVGQMTQSQARGSDGPTGLLFLSDGELKIPAVLTASAWEQLQEKEDRECFSSLLNTTVCLQDYRLRFHMDPEQTKSRFFLSVGELATTAAGPVKDNTPCCTSSASVRMKICRTWRSLLGQEDSQRSQTGLDLSELLGEWQHDCLQTLLRDIRERLLALRNPRPSTSAYTPPPNCTRWDLDRVRYKGEPSFTVPAKLLLIPYESKGQACSVEDVEWQITEPAGGDPVQSAGTAGDAGTAGDAGTAGTAGGAGDAGTAGGAGTAGDAGTAGDAGERYPLLMEDVAPFPDPTALLSANPWDMFPPLGISPSTSDSSPESTPKLDSAAMVTSTRLPVASTQLPVPSFLPPYQNQPAASFPPSSSSVTVSPPEPPASDGTDTVPESYRKPKRKRCEAEQQQEEEEEVSGSPPSWLFDSHLGTPRNEDSPKQTQPAPKKIPGTHGDGRPFSYKYRVSDQNHQDFSRFRVAASLLHWALRYLLTPKPTEDPQSVD
- the acd gene encoding adrenocortical dysplasia protein homolog isoform X4 translates to MPPWSKLTPWIENLILSYGSGDASGSQLRAHVIGVGQMTQSQARGSDGPTGLLFLSDGELKIPAVLTASAWEQLQEKEDRECFSSLLNTTVCLQDYRLRFHMDPEQTKSRFFLSVGELATTAAGPVKDNTPCCTSSASVRMKICRTWRSLLGQEDSQRSQTGLDLSELLGEWQHDCLQTLLRDIRERLLALRNPRPSTSAYTPPPNCTRWDLDRVRYKGEPSFTVPAKLLLIPYESKGQACSVEDVEWQITEPAGGDPVQSAGTAGDAGTAGDAGERYPLLMEDVAPFPDPTALLSANPWDMFPPLGISPSTSDSSPESTPKLDSAAMVTSTRLPVASTQLPVPSFLPPYQNQPAASFPPSSSSVTVSPPEPPASDGTDTVPESYRKPKRKRCEAEQQQEEEEEVSGSPPSWLFDSHLGTPRNEDSPKQTQPAPKKIPGTHGDGRPFSYKYRVSDQNHQDFSRFRVAASLLHWALRYLLTPKPTEDPQSVD
- the acd gene encoding adrenocortical dysplasia protein homolog isoform X2 — encoded protein: MPPWSKLTPWIENLILSYGSGDASGSQLRAHVIGVGQMTQSQARGSDGPTGLLFLSDGELKIPAVLTASAWEQLQEKEDRECFSSLLNTTVCLQDYRLRFHMDPEQTKSRFFLSVGELATTAAGPVKDNTPCCTSSASVRMKICRTWRSLLGQEDSQRSQTGLDLSELLGEWQHDCLQTLLRDIRERLLALRNPRPSTSAYTPPPNCTRWDLDRVRYKGEPSFTVPAKLLLIPYESKGQACSVEDVEWQITEPAGGDPVQSAGTAGGAGTAGDAGTAGDAGERYPLLMEDVAPFPDPTALLSANPWDMFPPLGISPSTSDSSPESTPKLDSAAMVTSTRLPVASTQLPVPSFLPPYQNQPAASFPPSSSSVTVSPPEPPASDGTDTVPESYRKPKRKRCEAEQQQEEEEEVSGSPPSWLFDSHLGTPRNEDSPKQTQPAPKKIPGTHGDGRPFSYKYRVSDQNHQDFSRFRVAASLLHWALRYLLTPKPTEDPQSVD
- the acd gene encoding adrenocortical dysplasia protein homolog isoform X3, which codes for MPPWSKLTPWIENLILSYGSGDASGSQLRAHVIGVGQMTQSQARGSDGPTGLLFLSDGELKIPAVLTASAWEQLQEKEDRECFSSLLNTTVCLQDYRLRFHMDPEQTKSRFFLSVGELATTAAGPVKDNTPCCTSSASVRMKICRTWRSLLGQEDSQRSQTGLDLSELLGEWQHDCLQTLLRDIRERLLALRNPRPSTSAYTPPPNCTRWDLDRVRYKGEPSFTVPAKLLLIPYESKGQACSVEDVEWQITEPAGGDPVQNAGTAGGAGTAGDAGTAGDAGERYPLLMEDVAPFPDPTALLSANPWDMFPPLGISPSTSDSSPESTPKLDSAAMVTSTRLPVASTQLPVPSFLPPYQNQPAASFPPSSSSVTVSPPEPPASDGTDTVPESYRKPKRKRCEAEQQQEEEEEVSGSPPSWLFDSHLGTPRNEDSPKQTQPAPKKIPGTHGDGRPFSYKYRVSDQNHQDFSRFRVAASLLHWALRYLLTPKPTEDPQSVD
- the psme3ip1 gene encoding PSME3-interacting protein isoform X2, with the translated sequence MAGGEATGVDLSRKFVSESELDERRKKRQEEWEKVRKPDDPEEVPEEEYDSRCLYDRLQEQKEKKQQEFEEQLKFRNMVRGLDEDETSFLDEVSRQQVLVEKQRRDEEKQELLEYRSALVKQASASAESRRESEKKAGPKQSGAEPKTSHLSQAHLLVGAVKRRSSSQSSDGGKKPRVENTRGIGDRLAEQDGGSREVEDRRAVPGLTAKTPPSAAHGMLHLPSAAVCVGVLPGLCAYSGSSDSDSSSDSEV
- the psme3ip1 gene encoding PSME3-interacting protein isoform X1, encoding MAGGEATGVDLSRKFVSESELDERRKKRQEEWEKVRKPDDPEEVPEEEYDSRCLYDRLQEQKEKKQQEFEEQLKFRNMVRGLDEDETSFLDEVSRQQVLVEKQRRDEEKQELLEYRSALVKQASASAESRRESEKKAGPKQSGAEPKTSHLSQAHLLVGAVKRRSSSQSSDGGKKPRVENTRGIGDRLAEQDGGSREVEDRRAVPGLTAKTPPSAAHGMLHLPSAAVCVGVLPGLCAYSGSSDSDSSSDSEGSVDAIMSPYPRHNRAYR